In a single window of the Burkholderia pyrrocinia genome:
- a CDS encoding transporter substrate-binding domain-containing protein, whose translation MNRLTHSRARTAAAVLFMLGAASAAHAAQPALRVGIDAESYPPFFSKDATGKWKGWEIDVLDAACSKLNVRCELTDIAWDGLIPALQNRKIDVIWSSMTITGERQKAIDFSRAYYESPTVFVGAKSDRRRVDCAVPASFKGRVIGVEAGTNFSAFLDARFKQDAQIKAFDKFDNALADLVSGRVDYVQEAKGLFTAFLSSRDGKDYEVKTVCADNPVLGLGIGAGVRQGDALRGRLSTAIAQLQQDGTWDAITARYPNLKGTIEKGR comes from the coding sequence ATGAATCGTTTGACGCATTCCCGGGCGCGCACCGCCGCGGCCGTGCTGTTCATGCTTGGCGCGGCGTCCGCCGCGCATGCGGCTCAACCGGCGCTGCGCGTCGGCATCGACGCCGAATCGTACCCGCCGTTCTTCTCGAAGGACGCCACGGGCAAGTGGAAGGGCTGGGAAATCGATGTGCTCGATGCCGCGTGCAGCAAGCTGAACGTGCGCTGCGAACTCACCGACATTGCATGGGACGGCCTGATTCCGGCGTTGCAGAACCGCAAGATCGACGTGATCTGGTCGTCGATGACGATTACCGGCGAACGGCAGAAGGCCATCGACTTCAGCCGTGCCTACTACGAATCGCCAACGGTATTCGTCGGCGCAAAAAGCGATCGGCGCCGCGTCGATTGCGCGGTGCCCGCGAGCTTCAAAGGCCGCGTGATCGGTGTCGAGGCGGGCACGAACTTCTCGGCATTCCTCGACGCCCGATTCAAGCAGGACGCGCAGATCAAGGCCTTCGACAAGTTCGACAATGCGCTCGCGGATCTGGTCTCGGGCCGGGTCGACTATGTGCAGGAAGCGAAGGGGCTGTTCACGGCGTTCCTGTCGTCGCGCGACGGGAAGGATTACGAGGTCAAGACCGTGTGCGCGGACAATCCGGTGCTGGGCCTCGGCATCGGCGCGGGCGTGCGGCAAGGCGACGCGCTGCGCGGCAGGTTGTCGACCGCGATTGCGCAACTGCAGCAGGACGGCACGTGGGATGCAATCACCGCGCGCTATCCGAACCTGAAGGGCACGATCGAGAAGGGCCGCTGA
- the rbsK gene encoding ribokinase, with product METIAVIGSNMVDLVTYVTRMPARGETLEAPNFELGCGGKGANQAVAAARLGARVVMVTKVGDDVFADNTIRNFEREGIDTTHVRKVAGVPSGVAPIFVEPDSSNSILIVKGANRHLKPADIDAAAPTLAECALIVLQFEIELDTVYHAIAFGARHGIPVLLNPAPAVADLDFERIRSVEFFVPNETELAIVSGMPVDSRDTAARAAEALVARGLKHVLVTLGDKGSLLVSRDGVQHVPGVPVDARDTTGAGDAYIGCFARCYAASRDVIDAMRQASAYAAHSVTGLGTQKSYADAATFERFLRDADF from the coding sequence ATGGAGACAATCGCCGTCATCGGCAGCAACATGGTCGACCTCGTGACCTATGTCACGCGCATGCCCGCCCGGGGCGAAACGCTCGAAGCACCGAACTTCGAGCTCGGCTGCGGCGGCAAGGGCGCGAACCAGGCCGTCGCGGCCGCACGCCTCGGCGCGCGCGTCGTGATGGTGACGAAGGTCGGCGACGACGTGTTCGCCGACAACACGATCCGCAACTTCGAGCGCGAAGGGATCGACACCACGCACGTGCGCAAGGTCGCCGGCGTGCCGAGCGGCGTCGCGCCGATCTTCGTCGAACCCGATTCGAGCAACAGCATCCTGATCGTCAAGGGCGCGAACCGCCACCTGAAACCGGCCGACATCGACGCGGCCGCGCCGACGCTCGCCGAATGCGCGCTGATCGTGCTGCAGTTCGAGATCGAGCTCGACACCGTCTATCACGCGATCGCGTTCGGCGCGCGGCACGGCATCCCCGTTTTGCTGAACCCCGCGCCCGCGGTGGCCGATCTCGATTTCGAGCGGATCCGCTCCGTCGAATTCTTCGTGCCGAACGAAACCGAGCTCGCGATCGTGTCCGGCATGCCGGTCGATTCACGCGACACCGCGGCGCGCGCCGCCGAAGCGCTGGTCGCGCGCGGCCTGAAACACGTGCTCGTCACGCTCGGCGACAAGGGCTCGCTGCTCGTGTCGCGCGACGGCGTGCAGCACGTGCCGGGCGTGCCGGTCGACGCGCGCGATACGACGGGCGCCGGCGACGCCTATATCGGCTGCTTCGCACGCTGCTATGCCGCGTCGCGCGATGTGATCGACGCGATGCGCCAAGCATCCGCGTACGCCGCGCATTCGGTCACGGGCCTCGGCACGCAGAAGTCGTACGCCGACGCCGCGACGTTCGAACGCTTCCTCCGCGACGCCGACTTCTGA
- a CDS encoding ABC transporter permease subunit (The N-terminal region of this protein, as described by TIGR01726, is a three transmembrane segment that identifies a subfamily of ABC transporter permease subunits, which specificities that include histidine, arginine, glutamine, glutamate, L-cystine (sic), the opines (in Agrobacterium) octopine and nopaline, etc.): MAADDSLLALLAFGDGGYGRIFAGAFALTLGVAAASFCTGTLLGIAGALGKLSRYAPLAWLIRLYTMLVRALPELLCLLLAFYAVAPAAEAALRRSGLVSDGFAFDPFLVAALSLGFIQGAYLTDIFRAALVNVPVGQIEAAHAYGMTPWQTLIRIRLPAAARLALPGVGNVWLNATKDASFISVLGSFTDLLKASQLAAGATRHYVFFYVVTAALFLLLSITSTGIFAALERYANRGMPSAST; the protein is encoded by the coding sequence ATGGCCGCGGACGACTCGCTGCTGGCGCTGCTCGCATTCGGCGACGGCGGTTACGGGCGCATCTTCGCGGGTGCGTTCGCATTGACGCTGGGCGTCGCGGCTGCGTCGTTCTGCACCGGGACGCTGCTCGGCATCGCCGGTGCGCTCGGGAAGCTGTCGCGGTATGCGCCGCTCGCGTGGCTCATCCGCCTTTACACGATGCTCGTGCGCGCGCTGCCCGAACTGTTGTGCCTGCTGCTCGCGTTCTACGCGGTCGCACCGGCTGCCGAGGCGGCCCTGCGCCGCAGCGGCCTGGTGTCCGACGGCTTCGCATTCGATCCGTTCCTCGTCGCCGCGCTGTCGCTCGGTTTTATCCAGGGCGCGTATCTCACCGACATCTTCCGCGCCGCGCTCGTCAATGTTCCGGTCGGCCAGATCGAAGCCGCGCACGCGTACGGGATGACGCCGTGGCAGACCTTGATACGCATCCGGCTCCCGGCCGCGGCGCGGCTTGCGCTGCCCGGTGTCGGCAACGTGTGGCTGAACGCGACCAAGGATGCGTCGTTCATCAGCGTGCTCGGATCGTTTACGGATCTGCTGAAGGCGAGCCAGCTCGCCGCCGGTGCGACCCGGCACTACGTGTTCTTCTACGTGGTCACGGCGGCATTGTTCCTGCTGCTGAGCATCACGTCGACGGGGATCTTCGCCGCGCTCGAGCGGTACGCGAACCGCGGCATGCCGAGCGCGAGCACATGA
- a CDS encoding ABC transporter permease subunit (The N-terminal region of this protein, as described by TIGR01726, is a three transmembrane segment that identifies a subfamily of ABC transporter permease subunits, which specificities that include histidine, arginine, glutamine, glutamate, L-cystine (sic), the opines (in Agrobacterium) octopine and nopaline, etc.), which produces MIFSMPFLLDTVMPKLLAAVPTTIALMLLSGTASVLLGAPLALAAGARHAPLRWSARGWIMLIRGTPLLVQLYLLYYGFGQIVPREWMRDSWASPLLRDAFWYAVVALSVNESAYVATILRGAIAGVPAGEIEAGYAYGMTRMGVLRRIVGPRAWRLALPALTGEAILLLKSTVLASTITVFDVMGTANTLRFETLRVYEPLAGAAIIYVVLVALLTIPAARLERRLNRYLTRESDDRAPARARDASSGVWAAPN; this is translated from the coding sequence ATGATCTTCTCGATGCCGTTCCTGCTCGATACGGTGATGCCGAAGCTGCTCGCCGCGGTGCCGACGACGATCGCGCTGATGCTGTTGTCCGGCACGGCCAGCGTGTTGCTCGGCGCGCCGCTCGCGCTCGCCGCCGGCGCGCGCCATGCGCCGCTTCGCTGGTCCGCGCGCGGCTGGATCATGCTGATTCGCGGCACCCCGCTACTGGTGCAGCTTTATCTGCTGTACTACGGATTCGGCCAGATCGTGCCGCGCGAATGGATGCGTGACAGCTGGGCATCGCCTCTGTTGCGCGACGCGTTCTGGTATGCCGTCGTTGCGTTGAGCGTAAACGAGAGCGCGTATGTCGCGACGATCCTGCGCGGCGCGATCGCCGGCGTGCCGGCCGGCGAGATCGAAGCCGGCTACGCGTACGGGATGACGCGCATGGGCGTGCTGCGCCGGATCGTCGGCCCGCGCGCGTGGCGGCTCGCGCTGCCCGCGCTCACCGGCGAAGCGATCCTGTTGCTGAAATCGACCGTCCTCGCGTCGACCATCACGGTGTTCGACGTGATGGGGACGGCCAACACGCTGCGCTTCGAGACGTTGCGCGTATACGAACCGCTGGCCGGTGCGGCGATCATCTATGTCGTGCTGGTCGCGCTGCTGACGATTCCTGCCGCTCGCCTCGAGAGACGCCTCAATCGCTACCTGACGCGCGAGTCGGACGACCGTGCACCCGCGCGCGCACGTGACGCGTCGTCGGGCGTGTGGGCGGCCCCCAACTGA
- a CDS encoding LLM class flavin-dependent oxidoreductase: protein MSDPRPLLFSLYEQASVGCGGAPSLWTHPADQRLRANTLAYWSDLARKAEQADLDMLFFADVLGLYDVYGGSADAALQWAVESPANDPMMLIPALVAQTERLAFGVTASTTYEHPFALARRFSTLDHLSNGRIGWNIVTSYLTSAARNFGLDRMIGHDERYARAEEFLDVVYKLWEGSWADDAVVADKQAPRYARGDRVRPIAHEGAHYRVHGPHVCAPSPQRSPVLIQAGWSGRGREFAAKHAEVVFVAKSNPHEIRTGLDEIRRLAVENGRAADDVKALTVLRIVTARSSSDAKEKYHALQQHYHVQAQLVSYAGDTGIDIDRYADDEPLTTQTEGLTSYVMRPDGSGKPLTAGDVRRKFASVTRGTDLILVGSPEEVADRIAEHARQSTTSGYMLNPLISPGTFDDFAELIVPELKKRGLYRTTPPGGTFRSRLRGGDRLPDSAYGASFRQS from the coding sequence ATGTCCGATCCTCGACCCCTGCTGTTTTCCCTCTATGAACAAGCCAGCGTCGGCTGCGGCGGTGCGCCGAGCCTCTGGACCCATCCCGCCGACCAACGGCTGCGCGCCAATACGCTCGCGTACTGGTCGGACCTCGCGCGCAAGGCCGAGCAGGCCGATCTCGACATGCTGTTCTTCGCGGACGTGCTCGGCCTGTACGACGTGTACGGCGGGTCGGCCGACGCCGCACTGCAGTGGGCGGTGGAGTCGCCGGCCAACGATCCGATGATGCTGATCCCGGCGCTCGTCGCGCAGACCGAGCGGCTGGCGTTCGGCGTGACCGCGAGCACGACCTACGAACATCCGTTCGCGCTTGCACGCCGCTTCAGCACGCTCGATCACCTGAGCAACGGCCGGATCGGCTGGAACATCGTGACGTCCTACCTGACGAGCGCGGCGCGCAATTTCGGGCTCGACCGGATGATCGGCCACGACGAACGCTACGCACGCGCGGAGGAGTTTCTCGATGTCGTGTACAAGCTGTGGGAAGGGAGCTGGGCGGACGATGCCGTCGTGGCCGACAAGCAGGCGCCGCGCTATGCGCGCGGCGACCGCGTGCGGCCGATCGCGCACGAAGGCGCGCACTATCGCGTGCACGGTCCGCACGTATGCGCGCCGTCGCCGCAGCGCTCGCCCGTACTGATTCAGGCCGGCTGGTCCGGGCGCGGCCGTGAATTCGCGGCAAAGCACGCCGAAGTGGTGTTCGTCGCGAAGTCGAATCCGCACGAGATCCGCACCGGTCTCGACGAGATTCGCCGGCTTGCAGTCGAAAACGGCCGTGCGGCGGACGACGTGAAGGCGCTGACGGTGCTGCGGATCGTGACGGCGCGCTCGTCGAGCGACGCGAAGGAGAAATACCACGCGCTGCAGCAGCACTATCACGTGCAGGCGCAGCTCGTCAGCTACGCGGGCGACACCGGCATCGACATCGATCGTTATGCGGACGACGAGCCGCTGACCACGCAGACCGAAGGGCTGACGTCCTACGTGATGCGGCCGGACGGCAGCGGCAAGCCGCTGACGGCCGGCGACGTGCGGCGCAAGTTCGCGAGCGTGACGCGCGGCACCGACCTGATCCTGGTCGGCTCGCCGGAAGAAGTCGCGGACCGGATCGCCGAGCATGCGCGGCAGTCGACGACGAGCGGCTACATGCTCAATCCGCTGATCAGCCCCGGCACATTCGACGATTTCGCCGAACTGATCGTGCCGGAATTGAAGAAGCGCGGCCTTTACCGGACGACGCCGCCGGGCGGGACCTTCCGCTCGCGCCTGCGGGGCGGCGATCGCCTGCCGGACAGTGCTTACGGTGCGTCGTTTCGGCAATCGTGA